Proteins encoded by one window of Acetivibrio thermocellus ATCC 27405:
- a CDS encoding IreB family regulatory phosphoprotein → MSNNETMMFNVEKEKVNEARELLVSVYKALKEKGYNPINQIVGYILSGDPTYITNHLDARSSIRKVERDELLEEILRCYLEECIGKEGSV, encoded by the coding sequence ATGTCAAACAATGAAACTATGATGTTTAATGTCGAAAAAGAAAAGGTTAATGAAGCCAGGGAGTTGCTTGTGTCTGTATACAAAGCTTTGAAGGAAAAGGGTTACAATCCTATAAACCAGATTGTAGGTTATATTCTGTCGGGAGATCCAACCTACATAACTAATCATCTGGATGCCAGAAGCTCTATCAGAAAAGTGGAAAGGGACGAGCTTTTAGAGGAAATATTAAGGTGCTATCTTGAAGAGTGTATCGGCAAAGAAGGCTCCGTATAA
- a CDS encoding aldo/keto reductase, translated as MKYCKLGNTGLEVSKLCFGGLIIGPLQANLPPETGAEIILKSFELGVNFIDTAELYGTYSHIGKALKKTNKNIVVATKSYAYSAEGAKESLEKARKEMDIDVIDIFMLHEQESRLTLKGHREALEYYISMKEKGIIKAVGVSTHNVEVVEACCEMPEVDVIHPIVNKAGIGIGDGTIDDMLKAVEKAYSVGKGIYSMKPLGGGNLIKSYKEAMDFVLNIPYIHSIAVGMQSIEEVVMNVCIFEGKEVPQDVQKSLENKKRHLHIDWWCEGCGKCVERCKQKALKLVDGKAKVEEEKCVLCSYCASVCPVFAIKVS; from the coding sequence TTGAAATATTGCAAATTGGGTAATACGGGTTTGGAAGTTTCGAAACTTTGCTTTGGCGGACTTATAATCGGGCCTCTTCAGGCAAATCTCCCCCCGGAGACTGGAGCCGAAATAATTTTAAAGTCTTTTGAGCTTGGCGTAAATTTTATCGATACGGCAGAGCTTTACGGCACTTATTCCCATATCGGAAAGGCACTTAAAAAGACAAATAAAAATATCGTGGTTGCAACCAAATCCTATGCCTATTCTGCCGAAGGAGCAAAAGAAAGTCTGGAAAAAGCCAGAAAAGAAATGGATATTGATGTGATAGACATTTTTATGCTTCACGAACAGGAAAGCAGGCTTACCTTAAAAGGACACAGAGAGGCTTTGGAATATTATATTTCCATGAAAGAAAAGGGAATAATAAAAGCGGTTGGAGTATCAACCCACAATGTTGAGGTTGTGGAAGCCTGTTGTGAGATGCCGGAGGTTGACGTAATACATCCCATAGTAAACAAGGCGGGTATTGGAATAGGAGACGGTACAATAGACGACATGTTAAAGGCCGTTGAAAAGGCTTATTCGGTGGGAAAAGGAATATACAGCATGAAGCCTTTGGGAGGAGGCAACCTGATTAAATCCTATAAAGAAGCCATGGATTTTGTACTTAATATTCCGTATATACATTCCATAGCGGTAGGTATGCAGTCAATAGAAGAGGTTGTTATGAATGTATGCATATTTGAGGGCAAAGAAGTACCTCAAGATGTCCAAAAAAGCCTTGAGAACAAAAAAAGACATCTTCATATTGACTGGTGGTGCGAAGGCTGCGGAAAATGCGTGGAAAGATGCAAGCAGAAGGCTTTGAAGTTAGTTGACGGAAAAGCAAAAGTCGAGGAGGAAAAATGTGTGTTGTGCAGCTACTGTGCGTCGGTATGTCCTGTGTTTGCCATCAAAGTATCGTAA
- the ruvX gene encoding Holliday junction resolvase RuvX, which produces MRVLGIDYGDSRIGIAISDPLGWTAQALETITWRSDVEVPLKRISELVEEYGVKTVIVGFPKNMDGTVGARGEKTIEFIDLLQQRIKDIEVIKWDERLTTVAANRTMYEMGIKKSKKKLVVDQIAAVYILQGYLDSKGKVL; this is translated from the coding sequence ATGAGGGTACTGGGGATTGATTACGGAGACAGCAGAATCGGGATTGCTATTAGCGACCCGTTGGGATGGACGGCTCAAGCACTTGAAACCATAACCTGGAGGTCGGATGTCGAAGTTCCGCTAAAAAGGATATCTGAATTGGTCGAAGAATATGGAGTAAAAACGGTCATTGTCGGCTTTCCCAAAAACATGGACGGCACAGTGGGGGCCAGGGGAGAAAAGACAATAGAGTTTATTGACCTGCTTCAGCAAAGAATAAAAGATATTGAAGTGATAAAATGGGATGAGAGGCTGACTACGGTTGCCGCCAACAGAACCATGTATGAAATGGGAATAAAAAAATCAAAGAAAAAGCTGGTAGTGGATCAAATTGCTGCAGTATATATTTTACAAGGATATCTCGACAGCAAGGGAAAGGTTTTGTAA
- a CDS encoding DUF1292 domain-containing protein, with translation MSEERDDLVVLIDENGEETEFEHLDTIEYNGNEYVVLLPVEQTEEENDAEEVVILRIEQGEDGEDSFVTVEDDEELDAVFEEFKMRMEEEFEFEEE, from the coding sequence ATGAGTGAAGAAAGAGACGATCTTGTGGTATTAATTGACGAGAATGGCGAGGAAACTGAGTTCGAACATCTGGATACAATTGAGTATAACGGAAACGAATATGTGGTTCTTTTGCCGGTTGAGCAGACTGAAGAAGAAAACGACGCGGAGGAAGTGGTTATTTTAAGAATTGAACAAGGAGAGGACGGAGAAGACAGTTTTGTGACCGTTGAGGATGACGAAGAACTGGACGCTGTTTTTGAAGAATTTAAGATGAGGATGGAAGAAGAGTTCGAATTTGAAGAAGAATAA
- a CDS encoding DUF3048 domain-containing protein codes for MYHNFSIKKAVLLLGILALVMFSVSCGRSDNTENNPDASPEPTEENVNFDYVEQPSPEPEQEVNFVFPEKGVRPYAVMIDNQGEKCLPQGGLSQAQVIYEVIVEGGITRFMPVFWGQKTELIGPVRSARHYFLDYALEHDAIYVHIGWSPMAMADIPKLGVNNINGAYGVFWDITNDKSNWQDTYTSMEKLEEYAKKVNYRTTTDKEMVFKYHNRDQELEGGKKAEKINLSYSGEYKSYYEYDADKKLYLRFRNGKPHIERQTGEQLTTKNIIIQKVRNYDIKGDQYGRQNLDTVGSGEGYYITNGKCIEIKWSKASRTEKTKYLDGDGKEIVLNPGQTWVQIFPVSGKIEIE; via the coding sequence ATGTATCACAACTTTTCAATTAAAAAGGCGGTATTATTGTTGGGAATATTGGCGCTTGTAATGTTCTCTGTTTCCTGCGGGCGGAGCGACAATACGGAAAATAACCCGGATGCAAGCCCGGAACCCACGGAGGAAAATGTGAATTTTGATTATGTGGAGCAGCCAAGTCCGGAACCCGAACAAGAGGTAAACTTTGTTTTTCCCGAAAAAGGAGTAAGACCTTATGCCGTAATGATTGACAACCAGGGAGAAAAATGTCTTCCGCAGGGAGGATTGAGCCAGGCCCAAGTTATTTATGAGGTAATTGTTGAGGGTGGCATAACAAGGTTCATGCCTGTGTTCTGGGGTCAGAAAACGGAACTCATAGGGCCTGTGAGAAGTGCGCGCCACTATTTCCTTGACTATGCATTGGAACATGACGCAATTTATGTACATATCGGATGGAGTCCTATGGCAATGGCGGATATACCCAAGCTTGGGGTAAACAATATAAACGGTGCTTACGGAGTTTTCTGGGACATTACAAACGACAAATCAAACTGGCAGGATACTTACACGTCAATGGAAAAACTGGAGGAATACGCAAAAAAGGTTAATTACAGAACTACTACGGACAAAGAAATGGTGTTTAAATATCATAACAGGGACCAGGAGCTTGAAGGAGGCAAAAAGGCTGAGAAGATAAACCTCTCATATTCTGGCGAGTACAAATCCTATTATGAATATGATGCCGACAAAAAGCTCTATCTGAGATTCAGAAACGGAAAGCCCCATATTGAAAGGCAGACTGGAGAGCAGCTCACCACAAAGAACATTATTATACAGAAAGTCAGAAATTATGACATAAAAGGTGACCAGTACGGCAGGCAAAATCTTGATACAGTTGGCAGCGGAGAAGGCTATTATATCACAAACGGAAAGTGCATTGAAATTAAGTGGTCGAAAGCTTCCAGAACGGAAAAGACAAAATATTTGGACGGCGACGGCAAAGAAATAGTTTTAAATCCCGGTCAGACATGGGTTCAGATATTCCCTGTATCGGGTAAAATTGAAATAGAATAA